DNA from Solanum stenotomum isolate F172 chromosome 3, ASM1918654v1, whole genome shotgun sequence:
TAATTGATTTTGATCTTCTTATTTCTGAAATGAGTGACTAAAAACCTTTTACTTGGGGTTTCGATCATGAAGCCAATTGTTGAATTCACTTAGTAGGTGTTTGTTAGTTGCAAAGAatggtgttaatttgaagtgggtctaaATTGTTGCTGTATTTTGAGGTTGAATTGCACTACTTCGTGTATCTATTTCTGTGTTGTggacttgctcgagagagaggtgtGGAACCAAGGTGGCAATCTtagcatccttagtagtgggtttCCTTGgttttagctcgagagagtgaaacaagtgaCCCTTCCTTTGTATCCAACTCGAGAGTGTGGATTTGATGAGGGTAAAGAGTTTTGAAGTTCAAGAGAATTCAACATAGAAAAGTAAATTGTTCGAGGAAAAGTTACTTTATATATGGTTCGCCTACCCACAATAAATTATTCCAGTGTGAGCAGTAACATTTATCCATTTCATTGAGATTCAATAATTGGCTGATCAATTCCCCAAGATTTACTGTAATATTTGATTGCTTGTGTTGAAGTATAAATTTGGATTGGTAGTTAAAACCCGATATTTGAGATTTGAACACTAATTGTGCAAGAATTTATTTGATTGAAGAGATTGTCATTGTACTTTTATTATTGAGTTTGAAGGACGTACTACTCCCTATGGGATCGACCCAAACTCAcatagttgggttattatactgacgAACGATCGTTGGGatttagtattggatgaaatgCCTTGatacgttaatcaaaatggcgccgcttcCACGGAGTAGCATTACTTAGAATTCTTTGATTGAAGATTTGACACTCTCAAATTAATTGGTTGTAGTTGAAGTAGTTTCAGCTGTTTTGTGTAGGTATTGGTTGGACTATGTAGAAGTGAACATGAGTGAGGAAGAGATGAATGACAGCCAAGCAGGTCATCGAGAGGGTATATACGACATCAATAGTGTTTACAACCCAACTCAATCAGGTGGGATGGGTGCATTTTGCATCCCACAGACTGATGAGAATGCGATGTTTGAAGTCACTAGAACaactcttcatcttctcaaAATGAGGGAACTATATGAAGGGCTAGATCACGAAGATCCGCATGAGCATGTGAGCAACTTTACTGAGGTTTGCAGCcctttttcattcaaaaatgtGTCTCAAGAGTCAATTCAACTGCGGTTATTTCCACTATTCTTAACAAGAGAAGCTAATAAATGGTTAGCCGAGTTTCCAAGTAATTCTATCACATCATGGGAGGAGCTGGTTCTAACATTTAACACAAGATTCTTTCCTCCATCAACGATGATGAAACTTAGAGACGAaattcaaagtttcaagcgACGGGAGGGGGAACCCATCCATGAAACGTGTGTGAGATTCAAAAAGCTCCTACTTAAAAGCCCAACTCATGGGCTACCAAACAATTTGTTACTTCAATATTTCTATCGGAGTCTAGATTTGGTTAATGAAGGAGTGGCTGATCAATTGGTACGAGGAGGAATATTGTTTCAACCATTTGAGGTAGCTTCATTTCTTCTAGATGACATGACTTGGATAAACCAAGAATGGTACACCCAAGAGGATGAAGtctctccatttcatttttGATTAAGGCAAGAGCAACTTGATAAAGAGAGAGAGGGATGATAATATTAAGAAGATGTTAACTCAAATGGAAGTTCTATAAGATCACATGAAGAGGACATGTGAAAtgtttagagttgaggagggttcttcATTCGGTTACTCAAGGCCGAGGGAGATTTAAGGTTGGAACTCCAAGAGGTACAAGGAGGGTTTCTACCCATGCTATCTACAGCGAGGtagaaatcaaggttggaactatcaTAAAGTTGAAGAATAAAAGAGATACTATCAAGATTGGGTTGAGTAAAATGATTATTGGAGAAGGGAAGATGACTATGAGGAAAACCATACTCACTCAAGTGAAAGTCCAAAATCAAAAGGGAGTTCAAGCAGTCCTCGGGTGCATGACTTGTTGTCATGCATACTtgacaaagttgaaggttcGGATGATTTATTGAAAGGGATGaaagatgacttttcatcattgaacaGTAAAATGAACTCTCATGTCAGTGCCATCAAGACACTCGAAGGACAACTGAGTTTATTATCAGCTCAGTTGAAACAAAGATAACAAGGGAATGTGACGATAGAGGGCTGCCTGTAGTTACTCCTATAGGAAAGATGGCAATAGGTAATGCTATGGGAAATGAAGATGCTAAAAGACATGAAGAAGGTGAAGGCATAGAGGAACAAATGTTGCTTATTCATCAAAACATTGTCAAAGAACAACAAAAGGAAGTAGACTAACACGTTCAAATTCCAAAAGCCATGCAACCCTTACCTAAAATACCTCCACCATTTCCCCAAcgattaaagaagaaaaatgaagatgagaaattcaaaaatttcttgTCAATATTCAAGACACTATCAATCAACCACACCCTTGTGGAAGCATTATTGGAAATGTCGGGATACACGAAGTTCATGAAAGAGTTGGTCACAAAGAAAAGGagttttgattttgatataattgaaGTTTCCCATAGTTGTAGTGCAATTATGACTAAGAAGATGATCAAAAAGAGAGAAGATCCCAAGGCAttcactattccttgtaccatATGCATTGTCCAATTCGCTAAAGCTTTATACGATTTGGGAGCAAGAATCAACTTAATGGTCTATGCGATATACAAACAACTTAGGTTGGGTGAACCAAAAGCAACCACAATGCGACTCCTGATAGCAGACCGTTCAATCAAACATCATGTTGGGATACTTCATGACATCTTGGTAAAGGTCGATCGGTTAATATTTTTGgttgattttgtgattttagATTGTGAAATATATGCCGAAATTCCCATTATCTTGGGAAGGCCATTCTTGGCAACCGGGAGAGCATTGGTAGATGTTGAAAGTGGAAATTTGAAGTTTCGGGTGAACGAAGATGAAGtgatatttaatatttgtaaatcCATGAAATACCCAAGTGATATTCATGTAGTGTCTATTGATGATGTTATTGATGTGGCGGTAGCTAGTGTAAGCCATTTGATGTGCATAAATGAACCCATTGAAGCTGTACTTgctaattatgatgaatttaaagTTCAGGTCTATGAGAAAGTAGTAGCTGCCTTGTCGGAATTATGAGGGTATTCAAAGACTCCAATCAAGTTGGATATTGACTTACAAAATAGAGAGAGCCCTCCCGCTAAGCCATCAATAGAAGAACCACCTAATCTGGAATTGAAAGCTCTTCCCTATCATCTCTGATATGCTTTCTTGGGGGCAAACAACACTTTACCGGTGATCATTGAAGCTGACTTACTTGAAGGGCAATTGAAATTGCTCCTTCAAGTGTTGCGAAAGCATATAAAAGCTATAGGATGGACCATCATTGATAAAGTGGGCATCCCTCCCGGTATTGGTACTCACAAAATTCAACTTGATAATGATTGTATGCCTAGTGTTGAGCATCAGCGGAAATTGAACCCACCAATGCAAGAAGTGGTAAAAAAAGTGATCATCAAGTTGTTGGACACAAGTGTGATATACCGTATTACGGATAGCAAATGGGTAAGCTCGGTGCAATGTGTacccaaaaaagaagaaatatcctTAGTCCTAGATGCAAAGAGGGAGCTCGTGTCGACTAGATCGGTGACAGagtggagagtatgcatggattatCAAAAGCTCATTTCGTGGACTGAAAATGATTACTTTCCAATGCCTTTTATGGATCAGGTACTTGACTGACTATCAGAGAGGGACTGGTACTGCTTTCTAGATCAGTACTTCGGTTACAACCAAATTTCTATTGCgccggaagaccaagagaaaatcACCTTCACCTACGCTTATATAACATTTGCATTTAAAAGAATGCCATATGGGCTATGTAATGCCCCGACAACATTTTAGTGTTGcatgttttccttttttggggACATTGTAGAAGACTCTATGGAGGTATTCATGGATGACTTTTCATTCGTAGGAGATACATTTGCATATTACTTGGCATACTTGGGGCAAGTACTGCAAAGATGCGTGGAAACAAACCTGGTtatgaattgggagaaatgccacttcatggtgaagAAAGGCATAGTTCTTGGGCACAAGGTGTCATAAAAGGGATTGGAAGTTTATAAGGTAAAATTTGAGGTGATTGAGAAACTACCTCCGCCGATTTCAGTGAAGGGTGCTCGCAACTTCTTCGGACATGCCAGTTTCTACCGGAGGTTCATCAAGGAattctcaaagattgcacaCCCCCTGTGAAAACTCTTGGAGAAGGAATTGAGGTTTTATTTTGATGACGCTTGTATGGCGGcattttgatgtttgaaagaaaaatttgtATCCACCCCGGTCAGTATCATCCCTGATTGGTCCAAATCATTtgaagtaatgtgtgatgctagtggGACGACATTGGGGAAAAATGCTACAAAATTTTTGACCCAATTTATTATGCAAGCAACACTCTAAATAGTGttatgtatacccgtctagctataaatGGGTCACCGACTGGTGTAGAGACTAAGaaaggttctgagagagtttctggactaacaccaAACTTAATTGCTATATAAGAAGTAACAAAGGAAAGactagcccctggatctaagaaagcataaacatcgagatcaaagactcgtaacgtaccagtgactacattaGGAGAATCTTTTTGATCATGGAGAACCCGAAGATCATAGAGCCTATTCTGGCGCTGTCCGACACccgtaccagatgagttaccgtGCTGAGTCGGGTGACTTGTTGGCGCTCTTAAAGTTGTGGATTGAGCTCTACCATTGCCTCATTGACCTTATTTAGAAGGACAATCCCTCAAGTTATGACCAGACTAACCACATCTaaagcatccttcctttcctGCAAGGCACTCTCCCGGATGGTTCTTATTACATTTGGGGCAAGTTGGGTAacttttggtgcctgaaacactatcttgagacttagagccttaCGCCCTACCATTCTAATTGTTACGGAACCTTGGTGATGGAAAACTAGTTGATGAAGGGGCTGGGTCGAAGAGTTCTActgaaactgcgagcgatttccaccacccgattttcGTTGGGAATACTCGTATTTACCTGTTCTTTCtctcttagtctccttagcatgttccctaagcttatcaccctcaactcgttgagcatgagtcatgcGCTTGGTGATGTTCATATATCCCAATAACATAGCATTCCttcactctgttttcactaggTCTAACACtccatatagaaacttattcaactgagccctggaatcagcaaccatgtgaggagcacaCCTGGAGaattggttaaacttgagcccatactcttcgACAGTCATGTTACTCtaccttaagttcataaattcctgggcccttgcttctcttaactctatggggaaaaacctatcaagaaaggtTTCACTAAAACAATCTCAAGTAATAGGAGCTGCatttgtacccctgttctccttccactgagtataccagatatgagccacatccttaagttggtaaaaTGCTAACTTAACCCGATCATTCCTagttacctgcatcacttcaaagatcttcttgacctcatcaatgaagttttggggatcttctccaacttgtgatcctaagaactctggcgAATTGATCCTAACAAAGTATCGCACCCTGCctgcagctgacccaacattGGCATTTACTAGAACTGGAGCTCGCTGATTGTTTAGGTTGgacacactctgagccaacatcctAATGGCGTTCCTGAACTCTGCATTCGATACTTCTTGATCAGGGACTGGAGAAGCTTTGTTTGTGTTCCTGGCattagctctacgaggaggcatgatcactgaaacatAGAACGTCGAGTAAGAATGGAATTTAGATCACACCTTACGCATGATAAGactaacaagaaaatgaagatttcctaaaacactttgtagcctcccactcattagatgtggtgcacttcacacccatgaaaaggactctacttagtgtggcttttcagacatcttaggacacttaaacctagtgctctaataccaagttgtcacgccccaagACTACCCACAAGACGTGGACAAAAGACCTAGGACCATAAGTGATCCCAAGCAAACCCTGCTGGcctgatcatgagcatactaaaggtAATAAACTTATTCGGAAGctaaatcatcaataaaaatgaaaacataGGGAATACCTATATACTATTACTAAGGTAAATGgtaactgatgagtttaatacaaagaagatattaactcaatactaagctgaatttATCTAtttctgaaaatagcctctaactgactagaaattcTAGGACAAGCCCTacctaagtctagcaaaactgaaactaaagaactaaaaatactgaaaagaaactcatgactctTGTTCTCGgagaataaggactcaccactgattatGTTacactggagatcgggaacctatctaagcgtgatctagatgctgagaacctgaacctatatcacgagaagatgtagtgcatgTATGCATCAGTATTTGAAAGATACTGAGCATccatgatagagtaaagctgaaataacatataattgaacaaa
Protein-coding regions in this window:
- the LOC125859011 gene encoding uncharacterized protein LOC125859011 produces the protein MSGYTKFMKELVTKKRSFDFDIIEVSHSCSAIMTKKMIKKREDPKAFTIPCTICIVQFAKALYDLGARINLMVYAIYKQLRLGEPKATTMRLLIADRSIKHHVGILHDILVKVDRLIFLVDFVILDCEIYAEIPIILGRPFLATGRALVDVESGNLKFRVNEDEVIFNICKSMKYPSDIHVVSIDDVIDVAVASVSHLMCINEPIEAVLANYDEFKVQVYEKVVAALSEL